A genomic region of Erythrobacter sp. SCSIO 43205 contains the following coding sequences:
- the gmd gene encoding GDP-mannose 4,6-dehydratase, with protein MTKRALITGVTGQDGSYLAEFLLAKGYEVHGIKRRASSFNTQRIDHIYQDPHHPDPKLTLHYGDLSDTSNLTRIIKDVEPDEVYNLAAQSHVAVSFESPEYTADVDALGTLRLLESIRFLGLEKKTRFYQASTSELYGLVQEIPQRETTPFYPRSPYAVAKLYSYWITVNYREAYGMYACNGILFNHESPRRGETFVTRKITRGLANIAQGLESCLYMGNIDALRDWGHAHDYVRMQWMMLQQDVPDDFVIATGVQYSVREFITWSAAELGITLEFNGEGVEEIGTIAAIEGDKAPALDVGDVIVRIDPRYFRPAEVETLLGDPAKAKEKLGWEPEITTQEMCAEMVAADLKQAQRHALMKEHGLELPVSIEN; from the coding sequence ATGACCAAGCGTGCCCTTATAACTGGCGTCACCGGACAAGACGGTTCCTATCTCGCGGAATTCCTGCTCGCGAAAGGATACGAGGTTCACGGCATCAAGCGCCGCGCGTCGAGCTTCAATACCCAGCGCATTGACCACATTTACCAGGATCCGCATCACCCCGATCCCAAGTTGACGCTGCATTACGGTGACTTGAGCGACACGTCGAACCTGACGCGCATTATCAAGGATGTCGAACCTGACGAGGTCTATAACCTCGCTGCGCAAAGCCACGTGGCGGTCAGCTTTGAATCGCCGGAATACACCGCCGATGTTGACGCGCTGGGCACGCTTCGGCTGCTTGAATCGATCCGCTTTCTCGGGCTCGAGAAGAAAACCCGCTTCTATCAGGCATCAACCTCGGAATTGTACGGCTTGGTGCAGGAAATTCCGCAACGCGAGACGACGCCGTTCTATCCGCGCTCGCCCTATGCGGTAGCCAAACTCTATTCCTACTGGATCACGGTCAATTACCGCGAAGCCTATGGCATGTATGCCTGCAACGGTATCCTGTTTAATCACGAGAGTCCGCGCCGGGGTGAGACATTTGTGACGCGCAAGATCACGCGCGGCCTCGCAAACATCGCACAGGGCCTCGAAAGCTGCCTCTACATGGGCAACATAGATGCGCTACGCGATTGGGGCCATGCGCATGATTATGTCCGGATGCAGTGGATGATGCTGCAGCAGGATGTGCCCGACGATTTCGTGATCGCCACCGGCGTCCAGTACTCCGTCCGCGAATTCATCACCTGGTCGGCGGCAGAATTGGGCATCACTCTGGAATTCAACGGCGAGGGTGTCGAAGAAATCGGCACGATTGCCGCAATCGAGGGTGACAAGGCTCCCGCGCTGGATGTTGGCGATGTGATCGTGCGAATTGACCCGCGCTATTTCCGCCCCGCAGAGGTCGAAACGCTGCTTGGCGATCCGGCCAAGGCGAAGGAGAAGCTGGGCTGGGAGCCCGAAATCACCACACAAGAGATGTGCGCTGAAATGGTCGCGGCCGATCTCAAACAGGCGCAGCGTCATGCGCTTATGAAAGAGCACGGGCTCGAGCTGCCCGTCAGCATCGAGAACTAA
- a CDS encoding GDP-L-fucose synthase encodes MRVYVAGHRGMVGGAIVRQLEKSGEPVEIVTCTHAELDLTDQSAVRDFFAGEKLDAVVLAAAKVGGIHANNTYPADFIYDNLMIQANVIHQAFAAGITRLLFLGSSCIYPKEAPQPMAEDALLTGGLESTNEPYAIAKIAGIKLCESYNRQHGTDYRSVMPTNLYGPGDNFHPENSHVLPALIRRFHEAAQEGSDEVVIWGTGTPRREFLHVDDMAAASLFVLDLPREQYEAKTQPMLSHINVGCGEDISILELAQLVARVTGFEGKVVTDPSRPDGTMRKLMDVSRLKDMGWAPAIGLEQGVDETYRWFLENVETARL; translated from the coding sequence ATGAGAGTTTACGTCGCAGGCCATCGCGGCATGGTGGGCGGTGCTATTGTGCGCCAACTCGAGAAATCGGGTGAGCCGGTCGAAATTGTCACATGTACCCATGCCGAACTCGACCTGACCGACCAGAGCGCGGTGCGGGACTTCTTTGCCGGCGAAAAGTTGGATGCCGTTGTGCTTGCGGCGGCGAAGGTGGGCGGTATTCACGCCAACAACACATATCCGGCGGACTTCATTTACGACAACTTGATGATCCAAGCGAATGTGATCCATCAGGCCTTTGCCGCCGGGATCACCAGACTGCTGTTCCTCGGCTCATCGTGCATTTATCCGAAAGAGGCGCCGCAGCCGATGGCGGAGGATGCGCTGCTGACGGGCGGCCTTGAATCCACCAACGAACCCTACGCCATCGCCAAGATTGCCGGAATCAAGCTGTGCGAGAGCTATAACCGCCAGCACGGCACCGATTACCGCTCGGTCATGCCGACCAATCTTTATGGCCCCGGCGACAATTTCCATCCTGAAAATAGCCATGTGCTTCCCGCCCTGATCCGTCGGTTCCATGAAGCCGCGCAGGAAGGGAGCGATGAAGTGGTCATCTGGGGCACCGGAACACCAAGACGCGAGTTCCTCCATGTTGATGACATGGCGGCAGCCTCGCTGTTCGTCCTCGATCTTCCGCGCGAGCAGTACGAGGCAAAGACGCAGCCTATGCTTAGCCATATTAATGTCGGATGCGGTGAAGACATTTCAATCCTCGAACTGGCGCAGCTCGTTGCGCGGGTCACTGGGTTCGAAGGCAAGGTTGTGACCGATCCATCAAGACCTGACGGTACAATGCGTAAGTTGATGGATGTCAGTCGGCTGAAGGACATGGGCTGGGCGCCCGCGATCGGTCTCGAGCAGGGCGTTGATGAGACCTATCGCTGGTTTCTTGAGAACGTCGAGACGGCACGCCTCTAG
- a CDS encoding polysaccharide biosynthesis/export family protein codes for MRDAFVARFKLGILACGIVLGLSACAVDRTYGAAPQIEVTQLETLPAPQADISYVIGPQEKLEITVVGAEELGGEFLTDGVGDIQYPYLGNVPIGGKSPSEAAQIIADGLRGRVVLDPQVRVLPAELPPLAISVGGEVKRPGSYPAIGKPTLLTVINQAEGLDQYAKLDDVLIMRSVNGQSYIGLYNVGAIQRGNYDDPRLYPGDIVMVGDSPGRRRIDGILPFIPLVTSAVILLDRVGQ; via the coding sequence ATGAGGGACGCATTTGTTGCTAGGTTCAAGCTGGGTATTCTTGCTTGTGGTATCGTATTGGGACTTTCCGCTTGCGCCGTGGATCGCACCTATGGTGCGGCACCTCAAATAGAGGTGACGCAGCTCGAGACTCTACCTGCTCCGCAAGCAGATATTTCATATGTTATAGGCCCGCAGGAAAAACTTGAAATCACCGTGGTTGGAGCTGAGGAGCTGGGCGGTGAATTTCTCACAGATGGTGTGGGAGATATACAGTACCCCTACCTTGGAAATGTGCCGATTGGCGGAAAGTCGCCAAGCGAGGCAGCTCAGATTATCGCTGATGGGCTACGGGGACGTGTCGTGCTTGATCCGCAGGTGCGTGTGCTTCCTGCAGAGCTACCTCCATTGGCGATTTCCGTCGGCGGTGAGGTGAAGAGGCCGGGCTCATACCCAGCCATAGGTAAACCAACTCTTCTTACCGTCATCAACCAGGCTGAAGGTCTCGACCAATACGCCAAATTGGATGATGTTCTCATCATGCGTAGTGTCAATGGGCAGAGCTACATTGGTCTTTACAATGTCGGCGCAATACAGCGTGGCAATTACGATGATCCAAGGCTTTATCCTGGAGACATTGTGATGGTGGGGGATTCGCCTGGAAGGCGCCGCATTGATGGAATTTTGCCCTTCATTCCGCTTGTGACCTCGGCCGTAATTCTGCTGGATCGGGTCGGGCAATGA
- the galE gene encoding UDP-glucose 4-epimerase GalE has product MRTLIRKNPKPSVLVTGGAGYIGSHAVLALKDSGWPVAVLDNLSAGFRSAVADDVPFYNGNVGDKDLLLRIFEEQMIGAIMHFAGSVVVPHSVANPLAYYHNNTVNAHILIETAARAGIPHFIFSSTAAVYGSPLVDRVSEETPCAPINPYGWSKLMTEQMLKDVSFAGEMNHCALRYFNVAGADPDGRAGQSTVGATHLIKVAIEAALGKRDSVAIFGTDYDTSDGSGVRDYIHVTDLAVAHVLALEALIEQPEQSLTMNCGYGRGFSVLEVLDAVDRVTNNKLVRIADDRRAGDPATLIADPTKIRETLNWRPQFDNLETIVRHALRWERKLCENC; this is encoded by the coding sequence ATGAGAACACTCATTCGTAAAAATCCCAAGCCCAGTGTACTTGTAACTGGTGGTGCAGGTTATATTGGCAGTCACGCAGTCTTGGCTTTGAAAGATTCTGGCTGGCCAGTCGCGGTGCTTGACAATCTTTCCGCCGGGTTTCGCTCTGCAGTCGCTGACGATGTTCCGTTCTACAATGGCAATGTGGGCGATAAGGATCTGCTCTTGCGCATCTTCGAGGAGCAAATGATTGGCGCAATCATGCATTTTGCAGGCTCGGTCGTTGTGCCTCACAGTGTAGCAAACCCGCTGGCGTATTATCACAATAACACCGTGAATGCCCACATCTTGATAGAAACAGCTGCACGAGCGGGGATACCGCATTTCATCTTCTCTTCTACCGCAGCGGTTTATGGCTCACCACTCGTTGACAGGGTTAGTGAAGAAACGCCCTGTGCGCCAATAAACCCATACGGCTGGTCAAAGCTTATGACCGAACAGATGCTCAAAGATGTATCTTTCGCCGGGGAGATGAACCACTGCGCCCTTCGATATTTTAACGTCGCTGGTGCGGATCCAGATGGCCGCGCAGGTCAGTCTACCGTTGGAGCAACTCACCTTATCAAGGTCGCGATCGAAGCAGCCCTTGGCAAGCGCGATAGTGTGGCAATATTCGGTACTGATTACGACACTTCTGATGGATCAGGGGTGCGCGACTATATTCACGTGACTGATTTGGCAGTCGCTCATGTATTGGCGCTCGAAGCGCTAATTGAACAGCCCGAACAATCGCTCACAATGAACTGCGGCTATGGACGCGGCTTTTCGGTTCTGGAAGTTTTGGATGCGGTCGATCGGGTAACCAACAACAAGCTCGTCAGGATAGCTGATGACCGGCGGGCCGGCGATCCTGCGACCCTTATCGCTGATCCTACAAAGATACGCGAAACTCTCAATTGGAGACCCCAGTTTGATAACTTGGAGACAATTGTGAGGCACGCGCTCAGGTGGGAGCGGAAGCTTTGCGAGAATTGTTAG
- a CDS encoding helix-turn-helix transcriptional regulator, producing the protein MQEPGLTAQQIKAARGALGWSVQDLADRTGVGTATISRYELANAVPRANLVRFGQRLKPPVSNSSARPMIDLASVLASRRPPMSLVQAFRNRRAFPCRSRAVLEHACGMPSLRE; encoded by the coding sequence ATGCAAGAGCCGGGATTGACCGCGCAGCAGATAAAGGCTGCTCGCGGAGCACTTGGATGGTCGGTGCAAGATTTGGCCGATAGAACCGGCGTAGGAACAGCTACGATCTCAAGGTATGAACTAGCGAACGCTGTTCCCCGAGCCAACCTAGTAAGATTTGGACAGCGATTGAAGCCGCCGGTATCGAATTCATCGGCTCGCCCGATGATCGACCTGGCATCCGTATTGGCAAGCCGCCGGCCCCCTATGTCACTGGTACAAGCTTTCAGAAATCGTCGAGCATTTCCTTGCCGCTCTAGAGCAGTCCTAGAACACGCTTGCGGAATGCCTTCGCTTCGCGAGTAA
- a CDS encoding site-specific integrase, whose translation MAYALATKRSYYADVEAFEHWCVENRIEKPFPAQVETVCQFLEDKGQAKAPSTVQRRLYAIRKVHRLLRLPNPTYDEDINLAMRKGGSRSRRSARPTC comes from the coding sequence GTGGCCTATGCGTTAGCAACAAAGCGCAGTTACTATGCGGATGTCGAGGCTTTCGAGCACTGGTGCGTGGAGAACCGGATAGAGAAGCCCTTCCCAGCCCAAGTTGAAACTGTCTGCCAATTTCTCGAAGACAAGGGTCAGGCCAAAGCTCCATCAACCGTACAGCGGCGACTTTACGCGATCCGCAAGGTGCACCGCCTGCTGCGGCTGCCCAACCCAACCTATGACGAGGATATCAATCTCGCCATGCGCAAGGGCGGATCGCGCTCACGTCGCAGCGCACGGCCGACCTGCTGA
- a CDS encoding HGGxSTG domain-containing protein has translation MRESPRCNVKTREGTPCRSPAVSGKKCCRMHGGAKGSGAPLGNQNVLKHCEFTREAKAFRKRVLGLL, from the coding sequence ATGCGGGAAAGCCCGCGCTGCAACGTCAAGACTCGCGAGGGCACGCCATGCCGATCTCCAGCAGTTAGCGGTAAGAAGTGTTGCCGTATGCATGGCGGCGCCAAGGGATCGGGCGCGCCCCTCGGCAATCAGAATGTGCTAAAGCATTGCGAATTTACTCGCGAAGCGAAGGCATTCCGCAAGCGTGTTCTAGGACTGCTCTAG